One genomic region from Nymphaea colorata isolate Beijing-Zhang1983 chromosome 12, ASM883128v2, whole genome shotgun sequence encodes:
- the LOC116266407 gene encoding urea-proton symporter DUR3 — protein sequence MASSSPTCSPVGFSGRYYTVSGAGECVRQSSFFQGKAVLNQGVGYSVILGFGAFFAVFTSFLVWLERRYVGSRHTSEWFNTAGRNVKTGLIASVIVSQWTWAATILQSSNVAWEYGVSGPFWYASGATIQVLLFGVMAIEIKRKAPHAHTVCEIVRARWGTSAHIVFLAFCFLTNIIVTAMLLLGGSAVVNALTGVNIYAASFLIPLGVIVYTLAGGLKATFLASYIHSVIVHVVLVIFVFLVYTTSSHLGSPKTVYDHLLAVSSKSRICSEPISHSGQACGPVNGNYKGSYLTMLSSGGLIFGIINIVGNFGTVFVDNGYWVSAIAARPSSTHKGYLLGGLIWFAVPFSLATSLGLGALALDLPLTAEEAGHGLVPPATAVALMGKTGSVLLLTMLFMAVTSAGSAELIAVSSLCTYDIYRTYINPEATGKQILKVSRAVVFGFGCFMGVLAVILNKAGVSLGWMYLAMGVFVGSAVMPIAFMLLWKKANSVGAILGTIIGCILGIITWLAVTKIEYGRVNLDTTGRNAPMLAGNLVSILVGGLVHALCSFLWPQNYDWDGTKKITMVEKDRTDLPAEEFNEDKLIRSKAWIIKWGVGFTVVIAILWPVLSLPARTFSLGYFTFWAVIAIAWGTVASAVVIILPLKESWDTIQSVLLGMFTNDTLLEKFDEINLRMQAIMMAIPEAERLYLLEKEKGKREEAAERQNHNSRSIV from the exons ATGGCGTCGTCTTCCCCAACTTGCTCGCCGGTTGGGTTCTCCGGGCGGTACTACACGGTGTCCGGCGCCGGCGAGTGCGTCCGGCAGAGCAGCTTCTTTCAGGGGAAGGCGGTGCTCAACCAGGGCGTCGGCTACTCCGTCATCCTGGGCTTCGGCGCTTTCTTCGCCGTCTTCACCTCCTTCCTG GTGTGGTTAGAAAGGCGTTACGTCGGATCCCGACATACATCTGAGTGGTTCAACACAGCTGGTAGAAATGTTAAAACTGGACTCATCGCAAGTGTGATCGTCTCCCAG TGGACTTGGGCTGCGACGATCTTGCAAAGTTCCAATGTTGCTTGGGAGTATGGCGTCAGTGGCCCATTTTGGTATGCCAGTGGTGCTACCATCCAG GTGCTTTTGTTTGGGGTCATGGCTATTGAGATTAAAAGAAAGGCTCCTCATGCTCATACTGTTTGTGAAATTGTTAGAGCTAG ATGGGGGACTTCTGCACATATAGTCTTCTTGGCCTTCTGCTTCTTGACAAACATCATCGTGACTGCGATGCTGCTGCTTGGTGGATCTGCAGTGGTGAATGCCTTGACAGGGGTTAATATCTATGCTGCTAGCTTTCTAATACCTCTTGGTGTGATAGTTTACACATTAGCAGGAGGATTGAAGGCTACCTTCTTAGCCAGCTACATCCATTCAGTTATTG TGCATGTTGTCCTCGTCATATTTGTATTCCTGGTATATACGACCAGCAGCCATCTTGGGAGCCCAAAGACCGTGTATGATCATCTACTTGCTGTTTCGAGCAAGTCAAGGATATGCAGTGAGCCTATTTCACACAGTGGGCAAGCTTGTGGACCTGTGAATGGGAATTACAAGGGATCATACTTAACAATGCTAAGCTCGGGTGGCCTTATCTTTGGAATCATCAACATCGTTGGCAATTTTGGTACTGTTTTTGTGGACAat GGCTATTGGGTCAGTGCAATAGCTGCACGTCCATCATCGACTCACAAGGGCTACCTCTTGGGTGGTCTCATCTGGTTTGCTGTGCCATTCTCGTTGGCCACTTCGTTGGGACTTGGTGCGCTGGCACTTGACCTCCCATTAACAGCTGAAGAGGCAGGCCACGGACTTGTACCACCTGCTACCGCCGTAGCACTGATGGGGAAGACAGGATCTGTACTTCTCCTCACCATGCTATTcat GGCAGTGACATCTGCTGGCTCTGCTGAGCTCATTGCCGTGTCCTCTTTATGCACATATGACATCTACCGCACTTATATTAATCCTGAAGCCACTGGGAAGCAGATTCTGAAGGTCTCTAGAGCCGTTGTTTTTGGCTTTGGATGCTTCATGGGCGTGCTTGCTGTTATACTGAATAAAGCTGGTGTCTCACTTGGGTGGATGTATCTTGCGATGGGAGTGTTTGTTGGATCAGCGGTTATGCCAATTGCTTTCATGCTTCTGTGGAAGAAAGCAAATTCAGTGGGTGCAATTCTTGGGACAATAATAGGTTGCATATTGGGAATCATTACATGGTTAGCCGTAACTAAGATAGAATACGGACGTGTAAATCTTGACACAACCGGCAGGAATGCACCCATGCTGGCCGGAAATCTCGTGTCTATATTGGTTGGTGGATTGGTTCATGCTTTATGCAGTTTCCTATGGCCTCAGAATTATGACTGGGATGGTACTAAAAAGATAACCATGGTAGAGAAAGACAGGACTGACTTGCCAGCCGAGGAATTTAATGAGGACAAGCTAATAAGATCTAAAGCTTGGATAATAAAATGGGGAGTTGGGTTTACGGTAGTGATTGCCATATTGTGGCCTGTTCTGTCTCTCCCAGCAC GAACATTCAGTCTGGGGTATTTCACATTTTGGGCTGTCATTGCCATTGCTTGGGGTACCGTTGCATCTGCTGTAGTCATTATATTGCCACTGAAAGAAAGTTGGGATACCATACAAAGCGTTCTGCTTGGCATGTTCACAAATGACACTCTCCTTGAGAAATTTGATGAAATTAATCTGAGAATGCAAGCAATCATGATGGCGATCCCGGAAGCAGAGAGATTGTACTTGctggagaaagagaaaggcaaGAGAGAAGAGGCAGCCGAGCGGCAGAATCACAATTCACGCTCTATAGTTTAG